The DNA segment CCAGTGTCCTGCAAGCATCCCTCCCCGTTCTAACCGTGCAGGTCCGTTGCGGTAGAGTGTACCCCGTAATCCTTCAGGGATGTTACCAGAGATAATGGTTAACTGAGTAAGCGGAAATTCTTTTGCTGGTTCAGTTAATGCACTTGCCCAGGCTTTCTTATTTGACCTTTTATCAACTATCTGCATATAAGTTGCTAACTTAAGAGATTTAATTATCGGCGTTTCTGTATGCAACAACCTGATTCTTTTTTGTTCGCTTGGCCTCAAGCATTGCCTGATTTGCTCGACTCAATAAATCCTTAACAGTAATCCCAGGCTCTGATATAGCTATGCCAAAAGTTGCGGTGATACTTTCAAGGATCTGATCACCATCCTTGAACTGCATTTGAGCAATATCTGCTCTTAGTTGCTCTACTCGCTCAATCAGTGTCTCCATCGTAACATTAGGTATCACAATCACAAATTCGTCACCACCCCATCTGCAAGGAATGTCAAAAGAGCGAATAGATGTTAAAAGTAGTTTTGCTAATGCCTTGAGAGCAATGTTGGCAGTTAAATGACCATAGCGAGAGTTGTAAGATTTAAAGTTATCAATATCCAGAAAAACAATGCCAAGAAATTGTCCCAACCGTTCAGCTTCTGCTAGCCTCTGATCTGTTATGGTTTGCATATAGCTAGGGTTGAATAGTTGAGTTAACCCGTCCCGCAAATTGTCATGGGTTAGACGTTGTTTCATTAAGAGATTGTTGAGCGCAAAAGCTAAATATCTAGCAATTATCTCAGCAATTTGTTGTTCTTCTGAGCCGATTTCTTCCAGGGCATGAATGTGTAAAAACCCAACTACTTCAATTTGTCCTAACAATGGAACACACAAATGTGTACCATTAACAGGATGTATTAAATGACTGCACATCAGTCCTGGGTTATGAGGTGATAACAGGTTTAATTTACCTCTCCGTAATGCCCAACACTCTGATTGTGAAAATACCTCTTTACTCTTTTTTTCGCTTCCCCAAAAAGTTCTCATCTCAACATAATTCTTGGAATTAGCAATTATGTTGATACAACCACTCACGCTAGGAAAAAGCTTAGTAAAAGTTAAAGATACCACTTGATATACTTCATCTTCAGACTCGCAAGTATAGAGCATATTCACCATATCTGACAAATATGTAACTTGCTGATTTTTTGCTTCTAATATTAGTGTTTTTTCTTCTAACTGCCGACTCAAATCCGCGATCACTCGTTGCGCTTCTACCGATTCTGTAATATCTATGCTAATGCCTCCGATGCGACGCTCTCCCGTAACATGGTCACTAAACGGAAATTTAAAAGATAGCCAGTAATATGGTTTCTCATTACCTGGTGTCTTGACTTCTTCAATCAACTTCAATGGGCGTAGAGTTTTCAAAACGAGTTGATCATTTACCATTACCAGCCGCCCTTGTTCTGGATCTGGCAAGAATTCACTATCTGTTTTACCTAGCCATTCAATTGGCCCCACCAAAAATCTAGACTGGATTTCTTTGTTGTAGTAAAGCACTCTAGATTGCTCATCTTTGATATAAGCTCCAAATGGGCCTTGATCTAAAAATAGCTGTTGCATCTGCTGGCTGCGCTGAAGCTCGCGGGCATCTCCTTGAAATTTGGCAATCAACTCTACAATTTGATAAGCGGTTGGCATCAGGCACAATAATGTAGATAAAGAGATAAACGCCATAATATTGAGTATGCCTAAGTGCAGGGAGGACACTGGCATATGCTGCTCAAAAATCGCCAAAAAGTGATGAAATCCACAAAATAGTACGAATGCGCCTGATAAGAAAAAGGCTAGCCAGAATTTAGAAGGGACAGTTGCTTTAGTTTTGCCAAATAAAACCGCTATTACTATGGGGATGCCAAAGTATGAAAATGCAGTAATGCCATGAGCGATTATAAAATTCCAGTAGATAATTTTCATTAGTCACTTAAGATAGCAATACTATTAGAGATTATTTATAAAGTAAATATTAAGTAGGGGAGGCAAAACGCGGTGTAGATATTCTTTCCGCTTTATTACCGTTGTGTTATGGCTTCAGCCTAACGCACTGCTACATAACACGTTTCATTAAGCGCTTAAATTCATTTTTTTATGACTAATAATATCGAAATCCGTGCCTAAAACAACACCAGTTGTTACAACGGAGGAAACATCCGCAACGCACTGACTCCCCTACAGAAATTTGATTTTTACTTTATAAATAACCTCTTAGCAATCACCTTGAATTGATGAAATACTTTTTTATTATTCGACTCATCTATTTTAATTTCTATTTTAATGAATGATGAACTTCTGCACGTAATTCAACATATATATTGAGATTGCATTTTATTCATTTTTTTCAATCTGCCATTGTACTGATAATTTAACGAAGGCAGGAGGCAGCTATGCTGAATGCTGTTTTTGTAACGGGGATTTATGCCTCGATCCAAAAACTTTTCGCCTTAAAATGCGAGGTTTTAGACCCGATTGTTTCGATAACTATATCTAGAGAGATTTTATCAAATCAGACGAAGCTAACAGGGATTAATTGAGCTTAAAGGGCAAGCTTGATGCGATTAATGTATCTACCGACTGGCTATCCAGTGGCTGGGAGAAAATGTATCCTTGTGCGTGTTTGCATTTTTTTATTTGCAACTGTCTTAATTGCTCCATTGTTTCTACACCCTCTGCTATGACATCTATATTTAGACTAAGTGCTAAGGAAATAATCGCCTGAACAATTTCTAAGTTTTTTTCATCAGCACCAAGGTTGATGACAAATGAACGATCAATCTTCAATGCACTAGAGGGAAACCGGTGCAGGTAACTCAAAGATGAATAACCTATGCCAAAATCATCTAGGTGTAACTGAATATTCATCTGCTGCAATTGCAAAAGCATAGCAGTGGCTGATTCATGGTTCTCCATTAGTACGGTTTCCGTAATCTCCAACTTGAGACTACTGGCTTCTAAACCCGTATCTTGCAGAATTTTGCGAATTTCCTCAATCAAATTGGGTTGGGAAAACTGTTTACTAGAAATATTGACACTGATGGTTAAGGGTGGATGAGTAGTAAATTCCAATTGCCAAGCCCGCATTTGACGACAAGCTTCGCGTAACACCCAATAACCAATCGGCACAATCAGCCCAGTTTCTTCTGCTAATGAAATAAACCTTTCTGGAGAAACAAGCCCATGTTGAGGATGTTGCCAGCGTACAAGAGCCTCGAAACCGATAATTTTGTAGGTTTCTAGGGAAACAATTGGTTGATAATGAACCTGAAACTCTTGGCGTTCAACTGCCCGTCGTAAATCCATTTCTAACTGTAGTAGCTGGGCAGCTTGGCTGTACATACTAAAATCAAAGATTTCATGGCGGGCTTTTCCTAATGCTTTAGCACGGTACATTGCAATGTCGGCATCACGGATAAGCTCCTCAGCTAGATTATAAGTATTTGTGCTTAAAGTGATACCAATGCTGATAGTACTAAATACTTCGTGTCCACTGAGGTTGAAGGCTCCTGTCAAAGACATATTTATTCTGTTAACTACATTTGTTACATCATTTAAGTCTTTGAGATCATCTAATAAGATCGTGAACTCATCTCCTCCTATACGGGCAACTGTATCTCCAGCACGCAGGCACATTTCTAACCTGCGTGCCAGCGCATTTAACAATTGATCGCCAATCATGTGACCAAGAC comes from the Nostoc sp. PCC 7120 = FACHB-418 genome and includes:
- a CDS encoding sensor domain-containing diguanylate cyclase, which encodes MKIIYWNFIIAHGITAFSYFGIPIVIAVLFGKTKATVPSKFWLAFFLSGAFVLFCGFHHFLAIFEQHMPVSSLHLGILNIMAFISLSTLLCLMPTAYQIVELIAKFQGDARELQRSQQMQQLFLDQGPFGAYIKDEQSRVLYYNKEIQSRFLVGPIEWLGKTDSEFLPDPEQGRLVMVNDQLVLKTLRPLKLIEEVKTPGNEKPYYWLSFKFPFSDHVTGERRIGGISIDITESVEAQRVIADLSRQLEEKTLILEAKNQQVTYLSDMVNMLYTCESEDEVYQVVSLTFTKLFPSVSGCINIIANSKNYVEMRTFWGSEKKSKEVFSQSECWALRRGKLNLLSPHNPGLMCSHLIHPVNGTHLCVPLLGQIEVVGFLHIHALEEIGSEEQQIAEIIARYLAFALNNLLMKQRLTHDNLRDGLTQLFNPSYMQTITDQRLAEAERLGQFLGIVFLDIDNFKSYNSRYGHLTANIALKALAKLLLTSIRSFDIPCRWGGDEFVIVIPNVTMETLIERVEQLRADIAQMQFKDGDQILESITATFGIAISEPGITVKDLLSRANQAMLEAKRTKKNQVVAYRNADN